The Piliocolobus tephrosceles isolate RC106 chromosome 10, ASM277652v3, whole genome shotgun sequence nucleotide sequence CCACAGCACACCGCTGGCTACCAGGGCCTTCTGGCCATCGTCAAGGCTGCGGTTTCCTCCTCCAGCACGGCCGCACCAGCTGGGCCCGCCAAAAGTGTGCTCAAGAGCGCCGAGGGCAAGCGGACCAAGCTGTCACCGGCCGCCGTGCAGGTGGGCATTGCGCCCTACCCAGCGCCCAGCACTCTGGGGCCCTTGGCCTACCCCAAGCCACCTGAGGCGCCTGCTCCACCACCCGGCCTGCCTGCAGCCGCCACTGCTGCCTCCGTCATCCCCCTGCCAGGCCGGGGCCTGCCCCTGCCACCTTCCAACCTGCCCTCCATCCACAGCCTCCTCTACCAGCTCAACCAGCAGTGCCAGGCCCCGGGCGCCGCACCCCCTGCCTGCCAGGGCGTGGCTGTTCCCCATCCCAGCCCTGCCAAGCACGGCCCAGTGCCCAGCTTCCCCAGCATGGCCTACTCGGCCGCAGCCGGTCTGCCCGACTGCCGGAAAGGCACTGAGCTGGGCCAGGGAGCCACCCAAGCCTTGACGTTGGCTGGGGCCACCAAGCCTGCAGGGTACGCAGACAGCGGCCTGGATTACCTGCTGTGGCCGCAGAAACCACCCCCACCACCGCCCCAGCCACTGCGTGCCTACAGTGGGAGCACGGTGGCCAGCAAGTCCCCCGAGGCTTGTGGGGGCCGGGCATATGAGCGGGCCAGCGGGTCACCCCTCAACTGTGGCGTGGGGCTGCCCACCAGCTTCACCGTGGGCCAGTACTTTGCAGCCCCCTGGAACAGTGTGCTGGTGACCCCCACCAGCGACTGCTACAAcccggcggcggcggtggcggtgACGGAGCTGGGGCCGGGGGCAGCCCGGGAGCTGGCTGGGCCTCCCGCAGATGCCCTCTCGGGCCTGCCCAGCAAGAGTGTGTGCAACACATCGGTGCTGAGCAGCAGCCTGCAGTCGCTGGAGTATCTCATCAATGACATCCGGCCGCCCTGCATCAAGGAGCAGATGCTGGGCAAGGGCTATGAGACGGTGGCCGTGCCCCGGCTACTCGACCACCAGCATGCCCACATCCGCCTACCCGTCTACAGATAAGGCCTGCCGGCTGCACGGACACACGGACGGGGCATGGAGCAGGGAGGCAGGTGGAAGAACAGGGTGGGCGGCTCACGGGGGCACTCAGCCCCACCCTGTGCCTGCTGATGCCCACAGGGAAGCCAGGCTGGTTGCCACCTTGCTGTGGCCAGATGGAGGGTGGCAGGGCAACCTCACATACCAAGGCCCTTCCCCACCGTCGGTTGCCCCAGGACACAGGGAGGGCCTGGGGGCAGCCACTGACGCCCATGCCTTCCTTTaagctggcagaggcagggagagagaaacCACTCAAAAACAAGAATGGTTCTTTCTGGGCCTCCTGGGACAGAGGCCCAGGGTAAGGTGGGGTGCAGGAAGAAACGGGCGCATCAGAGTCAGGGTGGGGGCAGAGCAGCCCCCAGGGGTCAGGCAGCTATGTCTCCCCACACTGACTCCCCAGTATTCTGGAAAAGGGGCACAGGAGGCCAATAGGAAGTCACTGGGCCCAGAATGTCTCCCCACTAGCCAGGTGAAGACCAGTCTGACAGAGGCCCCAGCGACTATACCAGTCCCCCTGTTcctcctccccttgcccccaccaTTCCTTGCTAACACAGAGTTGCACCCCATCCCCATTCTCCAAACCCTGGACTACCATCTTCCCCCTTCTCTCCAATACATCTTATAGGGCTGCTGGGTACAGTTGTGCAAGCTGGGCACTGCACAAGGGCTCCTTGTCCAAGGAGACACCACTTTCACTCAAACTTGTATATTTATTACAATTTTCTGCATCTTGAGGAAGGGGCGTCATTTTCCTGTTCGCACAAAGGCACCACAGGGGCTAACGATGGGCCTGCAATCTTAGATCCCATTCAGAGAGAACCTCCCTTGCCTTTGAGGGGTCTCTTGGGACCGTCCTGGTTTTAACTGGGAAGCCCAATCCAACTCCTTTCCTGCAAACCACCCTCCAAGGCCTGTCCCACACGATCAAGTGGGGGAAAGATAGGCAGGAGTCCCCTCATGAAGGCCCCAAGTCCTGGCCCCTCTGGCGCTCTGGAAGCGGTACTGTATCTCTCTCCAAGGCCTGTTCAAGCACTAAGTGCATTTACAAATCTctgagaatgttttttttttatactaaAATTGACCATTATATTCTACTGTGAGAAGTGCAGTCTGcactatattgttttaaaaactaagagaaagaaaaaataaggaaaacacaGATGGTGTCTCAGCTGTCGGGTTGCTTTTGTAGCTCTTGTTttcgttttctttcttcctccccttaGGAGTGAAGGGGGCTGTCTCCTCCCAGCTGACCAGGCTTGCAGCCCAGGAGGGAAGCAGGCCAGGAACCTCCGGGTACCTCCTGTGCGTGGGGCATTCCGCACCCAGTGCTTCCCCTATTCCAGCTCTTTCAAGATGGACATTGTCATTTAGCACACAGGCTGATGGCCGCTAGTCACGGCCAGCAGTGGATCCCCAGAGCAGCAGAGACAGAACCAAACGGGGGCCCTCTTCCTCATTCCCTCGATGGTGGTCTCGAGGGGCATCTCCCCTCCATCACAATTTGTTCCCAGCTCTTCCTCTGTACCTGGCATGCTCCAAGGGGCCATGGCGGCAGTGGGGCTGGGGACAGGCCACAGTGGCTAGGCAGCAGCCATCTCCATGGCCAACTGCATCTCAGCCAGGCCAGACACCCCAGTGCCCACCCACCCCCTGCTCTGGTGCCTGGGGATTTGCAGGAGACCACCCCTGCCCCAGGGAGCTCAGCATTTATTAGGCCCTGGCTGTGAACCAGGCATCTTCCTACATACTGTATCTTGCCAGAGCCGCACAACACCCTTGCAGGGTGGGAGGCATTCTAGAGGAGAAAACTAAGACTTGAAGCAATCTGTgcgaggtcacacagcaaatctGTGGGAAGGTGGGGTTCAAACCTCACAACATGGACTCTTCCCTGTGTCGCGTTCCTGCCTTCGCCGCCTCCCATCTCTTCTCCCCCAGCCTCCTAACCCAATATTAGGGCTGGAGAACTGGAGAGCTCCAACTAAGGCAGGCCTCCCCTCCCGTTCACAGAGCCCTGCTAGGGTGGCTGGCAATGGTGAAGTCCAGGGCAGAGATGGGGCAGAGGGGACGCCTTGGATTTGACTCTGCGGTGGGTGGTTCACCTCCCTGAGACCAGGCATCCAAGTTGGGCAGCACATACTACCCAGtccacagaagaggaaacaggctCCGAGAGGAAGGGACTGTGTCCGAGGGGGGACCTGGGCCTTTCTGCACTGGGTCAATGAGCCAAGCACATCACCCCAGCCCCTGGGGAGCAGGAGCCGGGCCCAGCTGGGTGAggagctgggaaaggcagagcTGCGTGAAAGGCTGCCGGGAATCACAAATAGGACACAACTAGCATAAATAGCAATCGACAGTGCTTTTCTGATCTCACTTGAGTCTATCAGGTAGGTGATAAAATCAtgcccattttacatatgaggacaTAACCTGACCAACGGCCACAAGGATGTTGAGAGGGAGCGAGATGTTCTGGCTGCaagccccaccctcacccccattCATAATCAAAGCCCGCCTGGGGGCATCCGGAACCCAGGGGAGCCCTGACGGGGCAAGCCCAGCAGGCCTAGCCTCTGCAGTGGGCTAGACTTGGGTTCCAATCCTGACAGTGCCACCGTGAGTGACCCTAACCAATCCATTTCCCAAGGGGGCGGCACCAGAACCAGAGATGGAATTCAAGCAGGCAAAAGCACAGTGTCAGCACTTGGGAGGGAGCAGGGCAGGAAACCAAGGTCTAGGGCCAGGTGTTGCACTGGGAGATGGCCTATGGCTTAGCTCTTCCCAGTCGTCACCACTGGGGCCACCCAAGCACCAACTTGGTCACCCAGGTCCCCATGTCCTTGGTCAACTGCCAGGCGTACCCACACTGGGGCATCAGGAGAGGGGAACCGGGAGAGGCTGGAGCCACTCTCCATGCCGGGTCTCTCACATTTGGATATCAGGGCAAAGGACGCACCTGCTATCCTGGAAAAACCTCCTCATCCTCCGCAGGATGGGGTCTGTGCACGTGGCATGTGGGGGCGCATGGCACAGTCAAGGTCTGGGCCCAGGAACGCAGCTGGGGCTCTAGCCCTGACTCCCTGTGcctccttgggcctcagtttccccatctaggAACTGggctggctggtctcaaagtgccctctggtggccattCTAGCATGGTTTCTTTATACAATCAATCACCTTTGATTACCACACTGATGGGGTAGGATAGGTGACCAAAGCATTGCTATCACTGCTACAATTACCGAGATCCCACACTTTACAGGCAGACCAGATACCAGGTTCAGGGCTAAACATTACTTGGTTCTCACAACCACTCGGCGCAACAGGTGCATGCACTCACATTACAGACAAGGTTAGTGAGACCCACGGAGCAATcactaaagtcacacagctgaggATAAAGAATGACGAAGTGGCTGGGATAGAACACAGGCCTGTCTGATTTTGAGTCTGAGTTCCCAGCCGCAACCCTTTGCAGAGAATAGAAAACAACTGTCAACCGCCAAATGTGGCCAATTCGGCTCCAGAACCCAGGCCCAGCCTTGGGTCGCAAAGCCCCAACTGCCCAGACGTCCCGGTGGCTGAGGGAGACAGGAGAAGCCACCATTTCATCCAGGCCCCAGGTGGGAGCTGCAGTCCTTCTCTAGGTCTCTGTTCTGACACTAGAATCCTTCTCTCTCTATTTAGCTGTTCTGGGCTCACACCCTTTACCACGAAGCTGTCTAATATGGTAGCCAGGTGTGCAGAAAACCTCGGCTATCACTTCCTGTCATAGCGACCATTAGAAGACCACCCCAGGTCAGAGACAGGTGACCTTACAGAGAGATCAGAGCTGCCCCAGGAGGCCACGGGGGCTCAGGCGCAGATTTGGATAGAGGAAGCTATGTTAGTGGACACTCACCTTTCCAGAGTGGCTCTGTGTTTTCTTCACTCATATCCCGCTTAGATCACAACCCCATTTCTGGAGCGGGGAAACTGAGACAAGTTCCAACTTCTGAACTTGCCATCCAAAAAGCGACTCCTAACTTTGCCCCACTCGGCTCCCTCCCTGCAGCCTGGACTCCACGCCCAGCTACACGAATGCCCAGCACCACTGCGCCTGCCCAGTGCTCTTAAAGGGCCCACACCCCGTCCCGCCCCCAACGTTGCTGGAGAAGGTGGGGTCCGGCCAGTGCGGTAGGTGAGAGCAAGGGACTAAAGGTTTTCTGTTTAAATTGCCACCATCACCAGCTCTCCAGCAAGtggcaggggaaggggaagaggcaggAAAACTGAACTTGGTATCCCAGTGACTCCACGTGTGACCCTCGGTGACTTgtgtgcctctctgagcctcaatttccagATGTGTTGAAGG carries:
- the FAM222A gene encoding protein FAM222A produces the protein MLACLQRTQNPPGQHLARPSKSLELRKCEAVASAMHSSRYPSPAELDAYAEKVANSPLSIKIFPTNIRVPQHKHLSRTVNGYDTSGQRYSPYPQHTAGYQGLLAIVKAAVSSSSTAAPAGPAKSVLKSAEGKRTKLSPAAVQVGIAPYPAPSTLGPLAYPKPPEAPAPPPGLPAAATAASVIPLPGRGLPLPPSNLPSIHSLLYQLNQQCQAPGAAPPACQGVAVPHPSPAKHGPVPSFPSMAYSAAAGLPDCRKGTELGQGATQALTLAGATKPAGYADSGLDYLLWPQKPPPPPPQPLRAYSGSTVASKSPEACGGRAYERASGSPLNCGVGLPTSFTVGQYFAAPWNSVLVTPTSDCYNPAAAVAVTELGPGAARELAGPPADALSGLPSKSVCNTSVLSSSLQSLEYLINDIRPPCIKEQMLGKGYETVAVPRLLDHQHAHIRLPVYR